A portion of the Sulfurospirillum diekertiae genome contains these proteins:
- the tolB gene encoding Tol-Pal system protein TolB encodes MKKIVAFFFLTIFAYASDATVEIVKKIDVLPKIAVQDASPKNVDLEFRKSFFKLIAGDLRVSSHFNVLDEYLQSSYEGGPLENFLSDKKVDMILRFSLGQDFNTASANVKLINAKTGATTFEKSYSISDKKRNPFLAHKIVVDTNDQVGAPSVKWMEQSVLFARYTEAKKSEIVISDYTLSYQKLIVSGGLNVFPKWANTDQSAFFYTSYNGAEPTIFRYDLKDGSRKSIISSSGMLVCSDISKDGNKLLLTMAPKDHPDIYLFDLQSRKITKITDYSGINVNGNFIDNDKRIAFVSDRLGNPDIFAQGIYDKSFEKLVYHGKNKNSISTYDNYIVYSSREGDSEFGRNTFNLYLISTKTDYLRQLTASGENLYPRFSQDPDTIMFIKQFGNQSALGIIRLNANKTYQFPLKIGKLQSIDWCIFKKNVV; translated from the coding sequence ATCAAAAAAATAGTTGCTTTCTTCTTTTTGACAATTTTTGCATATGCCTCAGATGCAACGGTAGAAATTGTAAAAAAAATAGATGTGCTACCAAAAATTGCGGTACAAGATGCAAGTCCAAAAAATGTTGATTTGGAGTTTAGAAAAAGCTTTTTCAAACTTATTGCAGGAGATTTACGCGTTAGTAGCCATTTTAATGTACTTGACGAATATTTGCAAAGTAGTTATGAGGGTGGACCTTTAGAAAATTTCCTATCAGATAAAAAAGTAGATATGATTTTGCGCTTTAGTTTAGGGCAAGATTTTAATACGGCATCCGCAAATGTGAAATTAATTAATGCAAAAACTGGTGCAACAACCTTTGAAAAGTCGTATAGCATTAGTGATAAAAAAAGAAACCCTTTCTTGGCACATAAAATTGTTGTTGATACAAATGATCAAGTGGGCGCACCTTCAGTCAAATGGATGGAACAATCAGTTCTATTCGCACGCTATACAGAAGCAAAAAAAAGTGAAATAGTTATTTCAGATTATACACTCAGCTATCAAAAATTGATTGTTTCTGGTGGTCTGAATGTCTTTCCTAAATGGGCGAATACAGATCAAAGTGCATTTTTTTACACTTCCTATAATGGCGCAGAACCAACTATCTTTAGATATGATTTAAAAGATGGGAGTAGAAAAAGTATTATTTCAAGCTCTGGAATGCTTGTTTGCTCTGATATTTCAAAAGATGGCAATAAGTTACTTCTAACGATGGCTCCTAAAGATCACCCAGACATTTATTTGTTTGATTTGCAGAGTAGAAAAATCACTAAAATTACTGATTATTCAGGTATTAATGTGAATGGAAACTTTATTGACAATGATAAGCGCATTGCTTTTGTCTCAGATCGATTAGGAAATCCTGATATATTCGCACAAGGGATTTACGATAAAAGCTTTGAAAAGCTCGTCTACCATGGGAAAAACAAGAATTCTATCTCGACATATGATAATTATATTGTTTACTCTAGCAGAGAAGGAGATAGCGAATTTGGAAGAAATACTTTCAATCTCTATTTAATTTCAACAAAAACAGATTATCTTAGACAATTGACAGCATCAGGAGAAAATCTTTATCCACGTTTTTCACAAGATCCTGATACTATTATGTTTATAAAACAATTTGGAAATCAGAGTGCTTTGGGGATAATTCGACTAAATGCAAACAAAACATATCAGTTTCCGTTAAAAATAGGTAAACTTCAGTCAATTGACTGGTGTATTTTTAAAAAAAATGTGGTATAA
- a CDS encoding OmpA family protein, producing MGKLALTSLAVAVLVLTGCSQKSPEVDMTKGTGDTKGAGVNDGMSALQKLIASLEANSKTIYFDFDKYNVRKDQQANIDANAALFNSAEAKSFSIKVEGNCDEFGTDEYNYALGLKRAKSVKDGLVAKGMVADRITVVSYGESNPACTEHNKDCWSKNRRAEFKVLP from the coding sequence ATGGGTAAATTAGCTTTAACAAGCTTAGCGGTAGCGGTTTTGGTTTTAACAGGTTGTAGCCAAAAAAGTCCAGAAGTCGATATGACTAAAGGAACTGGTGATACAAAAGGTGCTGGTGTAAATGATGGCATGAGTGCACTTCAAAAATTGATTGCTTCTTTAGAAGCTAATTCTAAAACAATCTATTTTGATTTTGACAAATATAATGTCAGAAAAGACCAACAAGCAAATATTGATGCAAACGCTGCATTATTCAACTCTGCAGAGGCAAAAAGCTTCTCAATCAAAGTTGAAGGTAACTGTGATGAATTCGGTACTGACGAATATAACTACGCACTTGGTCTTAAAAGAGCAAAAAGCGTTAAAGATGGTTTAGTTGCTAAAGGTATGGTTGCAGATAGAATTACAGTTGTAAGTTATGGCGAGAGTAATCCAGCATGTACTGAGCATAATAAAGACTGTTGGTCTAAAAACAGAAGAGCAGAATTTAAAGTACTTCCATAA
- a CDS encoding tetratricopeptide repeat protein, producing MKKQILLFSIALLPLAALSNEPSAFGSNTNDVDSSSATTSYSNTVSVSDKKYFQNNQKTISSTSNDNLTSTKTDQSSVSSEQYEGMRSVVDSYASKIAKQDDKMRQLEEENKKLREYVEENRKIQADNQEKIKTVVGELGTLIDSINKNYVPKDKFDQLANEVRGGKSASKTVTPATDSTKKDTVKETPATKVISAKELSTKDSATLIKEADDLLEKKSYSEAQALYTELLHRNYKPAKTNFSLGEAAYNQKAYSTAIEHYKASITASDKAAYTPALLYHTGVSFEKLGKAKEAQGFYKALKDGYPDSPEAKKSKIVFFYTFSCTKNRLNNFS from the coding sequence ATGAAAAAACAAATTCTTCTATTTTCGATAGCATTGCTGCCTTTGGCAGCGCTATCGAATGAACCCTCAGCTTTTGGTAGTAATACAAATGATGTTGATAGTAGCAGCGCTACTACCTCTTATAGTAACACTGTTAGTGTAAGTGACAAAAAGTATTTCCAAAATAATCAGAAAACAATATCTTCTACTTCAAATGATAACCTTACTTCGACAAAAACTGATCAAAGTAGTGTTTCTTCTGAGCAATATGAAGGTATGCGATCAGTTGTTGATAGTTATGCAAGCAAAATTGCTAAACAAGATGACAAAATGCGACAACTCGAAGAGGAAAATAAAAAACTCAGAGAGTATGTTGAAGAAAATCGTAAAATTCAAGCTGATAACCAAGAAAAAATAAAAACAGTTGTTGGTGAACTTGGAACATTGATTGATTCCATTAATAAAAATTATGTTCCAAAAGATAAATTTGATCAACTTGCTAATGAAGTAAGAGGTGGGAAGAGTGCTTCTAAAACAGTTACTCCTGCAACTGACTCTACCAAAAAAGATACTGTGAAGGAAACTCCTGCAACTAAAGTAATTTCTGCAAAAGAACTTAGTACAAAAGATAGTGCCACACTGATAAAAGAGGCAGATGATTTACTAGAGAAGAAATCATATTCAGAGGCACAAGCCCTTTATACAGAACTTTTACATCGCAATTACAAGCCTGCTAAAACAAATTTTAGTTTAGGTGAAGCAGCTTATAACCAAAAAGCTTATTCTACTGCTATTGAACATTATAAAGCAAGTATCACTGCATCGGATAAAGCAGCTTATACTCCAGCACTTTTATATCATACAGGTGTTTCATTTGAAAAGCTTGGAAAAGCTAAAGAAGCACAAGGTTTTTATAAAGCTCTCAAAGATGGATACCCTGATTCTCCAGAAGCAAAAAAAAGTAAAATAGTTTTTTTTTATACATTTTCTTGCACAAAAAATAGACTTAACAATTTCTCCTAA
- a CDS encoding FKBP-type peptidyl-prolyl cis-trans isomerase yields MSISDNQVVSIHYELRNVDNGEILDSNLNAAPLSFIVGKGQIIPGLEEKIKELKAGDNADIKVVAADAYGIYDENAVQTLPKEQFAGLELQAGMTLYGQGEHGETVQVIVKNFNDETVEIDFNHPLAGQDLLFAISILEVRDATADELLNGYVGGGHSCGCGAGGCGSHDHDDEGECCGGHDHGHDHEHGEGGCCGGESHSHGGGCCGSH; encoded by the coding sequence ATGAGTATTAGTGATAATCAAGTAGTTTCAATCCATTATGAGCTTAGAAATGTTGATAATGGTGAAATTTTAGATAGTAATCTTAATGCAGCGCCACTTTCTTTTATTGTTGGAAAAGGTCAAATTATTCCAGGATTAGAAGAAAAAATTAAAGAGCTTAAAGCTGGTGATAACGCTGACATTAAAGTAGTTGCAGCTGATGCCTATGGCATTTATGACGAAAATGCTGTTCAAACATTACCAAAAGAGCAATTTGCTGGACTTGAGCTTCAAGCAGGCATGACACTTTATGGTCAAGGTGAACATGGTGAGACGGTTCAAGTTATTGTCAAAAACTTTAATGATGAAACTGTTGAAATCGATTTCAATCATCCTTTAGCCGGTCAAGATCTATTATTCGCAATTAGTATTCTAGAGGTGCGTGATGCTACAGCAGACGAGCTTCTGAATGGCTATGTTGGTGGTGGACACAGTTGTGGTTGTGGTGCAGGTGGATGCGGTTCACATGACCATGATGACGAAGGAGAGTGTTGTGGTGGACATGATCATGGACATGACCACGAACACGGAGAAGGTGGATGCTGCGGCGGCGAAAGTCACTCACATGGTGGCGGATGTTGTGGATCACACTAA
- a CDS encoding Fis family transcriptional regulator — translation MIMDMTTNTEKVDAAAAKVTHMVADVVDHTNYIAKSRASMEALKSANLLKSVTINALILGESGVGKQSLASHIVSAPIVDASAFNELLALIETNSSLIVKNFHKITNYKKLKIALDVHKTRIIATSNLPIGEALMDEFFSLKVVIPPLRERMEDVIPLMEKFAQEACMMFDGEFGEAPSLEEIVPDLSKNCYSLRRSVYNAYLMNSFGEEEILAMMERFLSQRIGGRNDYRELLYLFDVPMIKSGYAKFGSQLAISEKFGLNRNTLRKKINDYKDRLKID, via the coding sequence ATGATCATGGACATGACCACGAACACGGAGAAGGTGGATGCTGCGGCGGCGAAAGTCACTCACATGGTGGCGGATGTTGTGGATCACACTAATTATATAGCAAAGTCTAGAGCCTCTATGGAGGCTCTTAAGTCTGCGAATCTTCTTAAAAGCGTTACAATCAATGCGCTTATTTTGGGCGAAAGTGGTGTAGGGAAGCAAAGTCTTGCAAGTCACATTGTTTCAGCACCCATTGTTGATGCAAGTGCCTTTAATGAGCTATTAGCGCTCATCGAAACCAACAGTAGTCTTATTGTTAAAAACTTTCATAAAATTACTAATTATAAAAAACTTAAAATTGCTTTAGATGTTCATAAAACAAGAATTATTGCGACATCAAATTTGCCTATAGGCGAAGCACTCATGGATGAATTTTTTAGTCTGAAAGTTGTTATTCCACCTTTACGTGAACGTATGGAGGATGTGATCCCTTTGATGGAAAAATTTGCTCAAGAAGCATGCATGATGTTTGATGGAGAGTTTGGTGAAGCGCCTTCATTAGAAGAAATTGTGCCAGATTTGAGTAAAAACTGTTATTCTCTACGACGCTCAGTGTATAATGCTTATTTGATGAACTCCTTTGGGGAAGAAGAGATTTTGGCGATGATGGAGCGTTTTTTGTCCCAACGCATAGGTGGGAGAAATGATTATCGTGAGCTATTATATCTTTTTGATGTCCCAATGATTAAAAGCGGTTATGCCAAGTTTGGTTCACAACTTGCTATCAGTGAAAAATTTGGACTTAATCGAAACACCCTACGTAAAAAAATCAACGATTACAAAGATAGATTAAAAATAGACTAG